Proteins found in one Agaribacterium sp. ZY112 genomic segment:
- a CDS encoding agarase: MIRLPSWAAPTALSLALVACGSNDPANKVSDQAIYSESAIQAFLDAPENTLTRLIDFSNADQRDWISTRDAQVEFDAKSGDLNIRFSPKVNTSQVRIAPPEGWDLSAYPNYNLAFEVENLSDVSTHFYLNNEDAEGKYQSRSLSIPAGFKGTVYIPLRGAHAETNAGTWGDLEPWQTEERMMVWRSWRGPYDLNSLSALTFASIGILEERELLISNIRLRANPPEDPMWLTDIVDKFGQYASVDYPNKIHSDQELKEATEKELAELAKSEGVKDRSRFGGYKDGPKLDATGYFRTQKVDGKWWMVDPDGYLFFSHGPANVRMANMTTLTGVDFKDPSVRVINADETTPEDSMGIIKVSDEVRDTRYVTNVMRNDMFQWLPSYDDELAEHYSYRRSTHKGPIAHGETFSFYRANLERRYGETEPESYIRKWEEVTMDRMKDWGFTSFGNWVDPAFYEHAKVPYFANGWIIGDFQKLSGYKNHWGLMPDAYDPLFAERAKITIELIAENVKSSPWCVGIFIDNEKSWGEREGTVPQRYGVILDALSKDSSSPAKVAFTKHLKAKYGDIAKLNSAWDSKVSSWTAFEAGVEFDQYSDALVADLSRMLEMLGEQYFTVVHDTLEKTLPNHLYMGARMANWGMPDEIIKASLTYSDVLSFNIYEEGMQDEHWDFLEEVDLPVVIGEFHIGAETGTGFFQPGIVHAADQHDRARMYKLYMESVLSKPFMVGAHWFQYMDEPVTGRAFDGENANIGFVTVTDVPYPELIKAVKEITTDLYPKRYGK, encoded by the coding sequence ATGATACGTCTTCCATCGTGGGCTGCGCCCACCGCTTTGAGCCTTGCGCTTGTCGCTTGTGGTTCAAACGATCCCGCTAATAAAGTCAGTGATCAAGCGATCTACTCTGAGTCCGCAATCCAAGCTTTTCTTGATGCGCCTGAAAATACTCTTACGCGTTTGATTGATTTTTCTAATGCTGATCAGCGTGATTGGATTAGCACTCGCGATGCTCAGGTTGAGTTTGATGCTAAAAGCGGCGACTTAAACATTCGTTTTTCACCCAAGGTGAATACTTCTCAGGTTCGTATTGCACCACCTGAGGGTTGGGATCTATCGGCTTACCCTAATTACAATTTAGCGTTTGAAGTTGAGAACCTGAGTGATGTTTCTACTCATTTTTATTTGAATAATGAAGATGCTGAAGGTAAGTATCAAAGCCGTTCGTTAAGTATTCCTGCAGGTTTTAAAGGCACGGTATACATTCCTTTACGCGGGGCGCATGCAGAAACCAATGCAGGTACGTGGGGTGATTTAGAGCCTTGGCAAACTGAGGAGCGCATGATGGTTTGGCGCTCTTGGCGTGGACCTTATGACTTAAATTCATTGTCAGCGCTGACTTTTGCAAGTATCGGTATTCTTGAAGAGCGTGAGCTTCTTATTTCTAATATACGCTTGCGTGCCAACCCTCCTGAGGACCCTATGTGGTTGACCGACATTGTTGATAAATTCGGTCAATATGCGTCGGTGGATTACCCAAATAAGATTCATTCGGATCAAGAGCTTAAAGAAGCAACAGAAAAAGAGCTTGCTGAGCTAGCTAAATCTGAGGGGGTCAAAGATCGTTCTCGTTTTGGTGGTTATAAAGATGGCCCCAAACTCGACGCGACCGGCTATTTCCGTACTCAAAAGGTCGATGGCAAGTGGTGGATGGTCGATCCAGACGGCTATTTGTTCTTTTCTCATGGTCCTGCCAATGTGCGTATGGCTAATATGACTACGTTAACAGGGGTCGATTTTAAAGATCCTTCTGTGCGAGTGATCAATGCTGACGAGACCACCCCTGAAGACTCAATGGGGATCATTAAGGTCTCTGATGAAGTACGTGACACTCGTTATGTTACCAATGTAATGCGTAACGATATGTTTCAATGGTTGCCAAGTTACGATGATGAGTTGGCCGAGCATTACAGTTATCGCCGCTCTACGCATAAAGGCCCCATTGCTCACGGTGAAACCTTTAGCTTCTATCGTGCAAACTTAGAGCGCCGCTACGGTGAGACCGAGCCTGAGTCTTATATACGCAAGTGGGAAGAAGTGACCATGGACCGTATGAAGGACTGGGGCTTCACCTCTTTTGGTAACTGGGTAGATCCTGCTTTTTATGAGCATGCCAAAGTGCCTTATTTTGCCAACGGTTGGATTATTGGTGATTTCCAAAAACTCTCTGGTTATAAAAACCACTGGGGTTTAATGCCTGATGCTTATGACCCTTTATTTGCTGAACGCGCGAAGATCACTATCGAGCTGATTGCTGAAAACGTAAAAAGCTCACCTTGGTGCGTGGGTATCTTTATTGATAACGAAAAAAGCTGGGGTGAGCGCGAGGGTACGGTTCCTCAGCGTTATGGTGTGATCTTAGATGCTTTATCAAAAGACAGCTCTAGCCCTGCCAAAGTGGCTTTTACCAAACATCTAAAAGCCAAATACGGCGATATTGCCAAGCTTAATAGCGCTTGGGATAGCAAGGTGAGTTCTTGGACGGCCTTTGAAGCGGGTGTTGAATTTGATCAATACAGCGATGCCTTGGTTGCAGATCTTTCAAGAATGCTTGAGATGCTGGGTGAGCAGTACTTTACTGTCGTACACGATACGCTAGAAAAAACATTGCCTAATCACCTTTATATGGGCGCGCGTATGGCTAACTGGGGTATGCCGGATGAGATTATTAAGGCTTCTCTAACTTACTCCGATGTATTGAGCTTTAACATTTATGAAGAAGGTATGCAGGATGAGCACTGGGACTTCCTTGAAGAAGTCGATTTACCGGTTGTGATTGGTGAGTTTCATATTGGTGCTGAAACCGGTACAGGTTTCTTCCAGCCTGGTATCGTTCATGCTGCCGACCAACACGATCGTGCGCGCATGTATAAGTTGTACATGGAAAGTGTTTTATCCAAGCCTTTCATGGTGGGCGCTCACTGGTTCCAGTATATGGATGAGCCAGTTACAGGCCGTGCCTTTGATGGTGAAAATGCCAATATCGGTTTTGTAACAGTAACGGATGTACCTTATCCTGAACTAATTAAGGCGGTTAAAGAGATCACGACCGATCTCTATCCTAAACGCTACGGCAAGTAG